One genomic segment of Coffea arabica cultivar ET-39 chromosome 6e, Coffea Arabica ET-39 HiFi, whole genome shotgun sequence includes these proteins:
- the LOC113696433 gene encoding protein FAR1-RELATED SEQUENCE 5-like, with protein sequence MDCSKLAEDGTPGLGMEFNSGEDAYKFYNKYAFKMSFSVRKDYLNKDKDGVTTSRRYSCCKEGVKRKYEGDVMPKRTRAPTKTGCGAKMVIVLFRGTMKYRVHDLVLEHNHELHIAQCAHMMSSQRKVSEAQGFQAEISEDAGLSLKQSHELMGKETGGMGNVGYTREDLKRYLRTRRERSLKYGEAGSMLNYFQEQTLENPSFFHAVQLDCEEQITNIFWADAGMLIDYKFFGDVVTFDTTYKTNKEYRPLGVFVGFNQHRQIVIFGAALMYDETIDSFKWVFGTFLEAMCGKRPSTILTDQDHAMAAALSVVMPETFHGLCTFHIRRNFMKHLGNHYKENSDLPYMFGACMYELEEVEQFNRVWEAMVKKHNLENNEWLSGLYKIRDKWARCMMKERWTAGMRSTQLSESLNAAIKNHLKLDHDLVQFFRHFNRVVDEKRHNELIAEYEMRQKLPMVGLRQTPMLVHASETYSPTVFVAFQNEYGESTAMVILRQQDAAMFVEFAVMRYDGGPERIVVFNRNDLSVYCSCKKYENEGILCGHALKVFDTVGIKIIPPEYIKRRSTKRARAGDCFDRREQEVVADPKVMISTRYRELAPAMIKVATRAAISEDTSKVVITVISDLSKRVELLLSKSEEQPLQNQKNLNMEERDKIEIVNEMGEAVVARGIKKRGGGKKSRVMQSWVDKFDRVKRKSRLSRTTQTTVSESEPTSVSFEEYMFMGCRSSTDSVSTHSMSQTVNDPPNVVAPDIDKSQTLSNHANYVVNVCSL encoded by the exons ATATGCCTTTAAAATGAGTTTTAGTGTACGTAAAGACTATCTGAATAAAGACAAAGACGGCGTGACCACGTCTAGGAGATATAGTTGCTGCAAGGAAGGTGTGAAACGCAAGTACGAAGGTGATGTGATGCCAAAGAGGACACGAGCTCCGACGAAAACAGGGTGTGGAGCTAAAATGGTTATTGTGTTGTTTAGAGGAACAATGAAGTACCGTGTGCATGATCTTGTTTTAGAGCATAACCATGAGTTGCACATTGCTCAATGTGCGCACATGATGTCATCACAAAGAAAAGTGAGCGAAGCTCAAGGATTCCAAGCTGAAATAAGCGAGGACGCTGGGCTTTCATTGAAACAGAGCCATGAGCTTATGGGAAAGGAGACAGGTGGGATGGGAAATGTGGGATATACTCGGGAAGACCTGAAACGATATCTTCGTACTCGACGGGAAAGGAGTTTGAAATATGGAGAAGCAGGTAGCATGCTGAATTATTTTCAAGAACAAACACTCGAGAATCCATCATTTTTTCATGCCGTACAGCTGGACTGTGAAGAGCAGATAACGAATATCTTTTGGGCTGATGCAGGAATGTTAATTGACTACAAATTTTTTGGAGACGTAGTCACATTCGAcacaacctacaaaacaaataaagaatacCGGCCACTTGGAGTGTTTGTGGGTTTTAACCAACATAGGCAAATTGTGATATTCGGTGCTGCCCTTATGTATGATGAGACTATAGATTCTTTCAAATGGGTGTTTGGTACATTTCTAGAAGCAATGTGCGGAAAGCGTCCAAGTACCATACTAACCGACCAAGATCATGCCATGGCAGCCGCTCTTTCAGTTGTTATGCCTGAAACATTTCACGGTCTATGTACGTTTCACATAAGGCGTAATTTTATGAAACATCTTGGCAATCACTACAAGGAAAATAGTGATCTTCCATACATGTTTGGTGCCTGCATGTATGAGTTGGAAGAAGTGGAACAATTCAATAGGGTGTGGGAGGCGATGGTGAAGAAACACAatcttgaaaataatgaatggCTCTCCGGGTTGTATAAAATTCGTGATAAATGGGCAAGGTGCATGATGAAAGAAAGATGGACCGCGGGAATGCGAAGCACCCAACTCAGCGAAAGCCTAAATGCAGCaattaaaaatcatttgaaactgGATCATGACCTTGTGCAGTTCTTTAGACATTTCAATCGGGTGGTTGATGAAAAGAGACATAATGAACTGATTGCAGAATATGAAATGAGGCAAAAGCTCCCCATGGTAGGGTTAAGGCAAACACCTATGCTTGTGCATGCATCAGAGACGTATTCACCAACCGTATTTGTTGCATTCCAAAATGAATATGGCGAGTCAACAGCTATGGTTATATTGAGACAACAAGATGCAGCGATGTTTGTGGAGTTTGCGGTCATGAGGTATGATGGAGGACCTGAAAGAATAGTAGTATTCAATCGGAATGATCTAAGTGTATATTGCAGTTGCAAAAAATACGAGAATGAAGGCATTTTATGTGGGCACGCGTTGAAGGTGTTTGATACCGTGGGAATAAAAATAATTCCTCCTGAATACATTAAGAGGCGATCGACAAAAAGAGCTCGGGCTGGAGACTGTTTTGATCGGCGAGAACAGGAAGTTGTGGCTGATCCTAAAGTAATGATTTCAACTCGTTATCGGGAGCTTGCTCCAGCCATGATTAAAGTCGCAACTCGAGCAGCAATATCGGAGGACACCAGCAAAGTAGTAATCACTGTCATATCCGATTTGTCAAAGAGAGTTGAGCTCCTCCTCTCAAAAAGCGAAGAGCAACCtttgcaaaatcaaaaaaatctgaATATGGAGGAAcgagataaaattgaaattgtaaatgaaATGGGGGAGGCAGTAGTCGCAAGAGGCATTAAAAAACGAGGCGGTGGGAAGAAAAGTAGAGTGATGCAAAGTTGGGTCGATAAATTTGACAgagtaaaaagaaaatctagATTATCAAGAACTACACAGACTACg GTCTCAGAATCGGAGCCGACATCGGTTTCATTTGAGGAATACATGTTTATGGGATGCCGTTCATCTACTGACTCTGTTTCG ACGCATTCAATGAGTCAGACAGTGAATGACCCTCCAAATGTTGTTGCTCCCGATATCGATAAAAGTCAAACG CTGTCAAATCATGCAAATTATGTAGTTAACGTATGCTCGCTTTAA